A genomic segment from Limosilactobacillus sp. encodes:
- the glmU gene encoding bifunctional UDP-N-acetylglucosamine diphosphorylase/glucosamine-1-phosphate N-acetyltransferase GlmU — translation MAKRNAIILAAGKGTRMRSKLYKVLHQVCGKTMVDHVLTQLEDAHIENIITVVGFGAKTVEEQLGHRTHYVLQKQQLGTGDAVMQAKDLLANEDGETIVVSGDTPLFTAETFEKLFQYHEQRHAAATILTSVAPDPTGYGRIVRNEVGIVERIVEQKDANVKEQAIHEINTGVYCFDNKKLFAALEKINNDNAQGEYYLTDVIGILKNAGEIVTAYKMDDFDESMGVNDRIALARANKIMQARINRHWMQEGVSMIDPDTTYIDADVQLGKDTVLEGNVVIKGHTVIGNDCYISAGSRIIDSTIHDAVKITSSTLEEAEMHNGSDIGPNSHLRPAAEIGENVHIGNFCEVKKAYIGANTKVGHLTYIGNATLGKDINVGCGVVFVNYDGTNKHHTNVGDHAFIGSNSNLVAPVNIAQDAFIAAGSTITDSVDQYDMAIARARQVNKKDYAKKLPW, via the coding sequence ATGGCAAAACGTAACGCAATTATTTTAGCTGCTGGCAAGGGGACGCGGATGCGCTCCAAGCTCTACAAGGTGCTGCACCAAGTCTGTGGCAAGACGATGGTTGACCACGTCCTGACTCAATTGGAGGACGCCCACATCGAAAACATCATCACGGTTGTTGGCTTTGGTGCCAAGACGGTCGAGGAGCAGCTGGGCCACCGGACTCACTACGTCCTGCAAAAGCAGCAACTGGGGACCGGGGATGCGGTCATGCAGGCCAAGGATCTTCTGGCCAATGAGGATGGCGAAACCATCGTTGTCAGTGGGGACACGCCACTCTTTACGGCGGAAACCTTTGAAAAACTGTTCCAGTACCACGAGCAGCGGCACGCGGCGGCCACCATTCTGACTTCCGTTGCCCCGGACCCGACTGGCTACGGCCGGATCGTTCGGAACGAAGTTGGCATCGTGGAGCGGATCGTGGAACAAAAGGACGCCAACGTCAAGGAACAGGCCATTCACGAGATCAACACTGGGGTTTACTGCTTCGACAACAAGAAGCTTTTTGCCGCCCTTGAAAAGATCAACAACGACAATGCCCAGGGCGAATACTACCTGACCGACGTCATTGGGATCCTGAAGAACGCCGGCGAAATCGTTACCGCCTACAAGATGGATGACTTTGACGAATCGATGGGGGTTAATGACCGGATCGCCTTGGCCCGGGCCAACAAGATCATGCAGGCACGGATCAACCGGCACTGGATGCAGGAAGGGGTCTCTATGATCGACCCGGATACGACCTACATTGACGCCGACGTGCAGCTGGGTAAGGATACCGTCTTGGAGGGCAACGTGGTCATTAAGGGCCACACCGTCATCGGCAACGACTGCTACATCAGTGCCGGCTCCCGGATCATCGATTCCACGATTCACGACGCGGTCAAGATTACTTCCTCCACGCTGGAAGAAGCTGAAATGCACAACGGCTCCGATATCGGTCCGAACAGCCACCTGCGTCCAGCTGCTGAGATCGGCGAAAACGTCCACATTGGGAACTTCTGTGAGGTTAAGAAGGCCTACATCGGTGCCAATACCAAGGTCGGCCACCTGACCTACATTGGCAACGCCACCCTGGGCAAGGACATCAACGTTGGCTGTGGGGTCGTCTTCGTCAACTACGACGGGACCAACAAGCACCACACCAACGTCGGTGACCACGCCTTCATTGGCTCCAACTCCAACCTGGTTGCCCCAGTCAACATCGCCCAGGACGCCTTCATTGCGGCCGGTTCGACCATTACCGACAGCGTCGATCAATACGACATGGCAATTGCCCGCGCCCGGCAAGTTAACAAAAAGGACTATGCCAAGAAGCTGCCATGGTAG
- a CDS encoding ribose-phosphate diphosphokinase: MTQHYSDSNLKIFSLNSNRPLAEKIADHVGVELGKLSVDRFSDGEIQINIEESVRGDNVYVIQSTSAPVNDNLMELLIMVDALRRASAKTINVVMPYYGYARQDRKARSREPITAKLVANMLQNSGVDRVIALDLHAAQIQGFFDIPVDHLMGAPLLAEYFIKQGVAKDAVVISPDHGGVTRARALAEFLKSPIAIIDKRRPRANVAQIMNIIGNVKGKKCIMIDDMIDTAGTITLGAQALIDAGADEVYASCTHAVLSGPAIERLAKSPLKEVVVTDSIKLPEEKQIDKIKQVSVAPLIADAIKRINENRPVSPLFKQVFQSAEINK, from the coding sequence ATGACACAGCATTATTCTGATTCTAATCTCAAAATTTTTTCCCTGAATTCCAACCGGCCCCTGGCGGAAAAGATCGCCGACCACGTTGGGGTGGAACTCGGGAAATTATCCGTTGATCGTTTTAGCGATGGCGAAATTCAAATTAACATTGAAGAGAGTGTGCGGGGGGACAACGTGTACGTTATCCAATCAACCTCTGCACCGGTCAATGACAACCTGATGGAGCTGCTGATTATGGTTGATGCTCTGCGTCGGGCCAGTGCCAAGACCATCAACGTGGTAATGCCGTACTACGGTTACGCACGTCAGGACCGGAAAGCCCGGAGTCGGGAACCAATCACGGCCAAGCTGGTGGCCAACATGCTGCAAAATTCCGGGGTTGACCGGGTGATCGCCCTCGACCTGCACGCTGCCCAAATCCAGGGCTTCTTCGATATCCCGGTGGATCACCTGATGGGCGCCCCACTGCTGGCCGAATACTTCATTAAGCAGGGAGTTGCCAAGGATGCCGTTGTCATTTCCCCAGACCACGGTGGGGTTACCCGTGCCCGTGCCCTGGCTGAATTCCTGAAGTCGCCAATCGCCATCATTGACAAGCGGCGGCCGCGGGCCAATGTTGCCCAGATCATGAATATCATCGGGAACGTGAAGGGCAAGAAGTGCATCATGATTGATGACATGATCGACACGGCCGGGACGATTACCCTGGGTGCCCAGGCACTGATCGATGCGGGAGCCGATGAGGTTTATGCTTCATGTACCCACGCGGTGCTGTCCGGTCCAGCCATTGAGCGCCTGGCCAAGTCACCGTTGAAGGAAGTCGTTGTTACCGACTCCATCAAGCTGCCTGAAGAAAAGCAGATTGACAAGATTAAGCAGGTTTCGGTTGCCCCACTGATTGCCGATGCGATCAAGCGGATTAACGAGAACCGGCCGGTTAGTCCGCTGTTCAAGCAGGTCTTCCAAAGCGCGGAAATAAATAAATAA
- a CDS encoding linear amide C-N hydrolase, producing MCTVVTLGAQQLFGRTMDFPPRTPWHLTYVPPEYTWRAAEMADDICNRHAILGGMRVVDDHYLVGDGLNDAGLACAELFFPVAATYPDAVRPGTLGLTPQDFIMWVLGRHGSVAEVAAELNRVTVIDARWYDQQRYPFHWLLMDRTGTYIIEPLGDHLQVRANPLAVFTNTPALDDQLERLARFLHLPETATVATLTKAIGTTEQAAPRGGNSVQRFIQAALWRWRHPQATSDELLGFLKSVTVPQVPEHAHNYTHYRMIMDLNAQRYDFHDLHSGQLVSQRLPDLMRQFPHSPYRFE from the coding sequence ATGTGTACGGTAGTAACGCTCGGCGCTCAGCAGCTATTCGGTCGGACGATGGATTTCCCACCGCGGACGCCCTGGCATTTGACCTACGTACCGCCGGAGTATACCTGGCGGGCGGCAGAGATGGCCGATGACATCTGCAACCGTCACGCCATCCTGGGTGGGATGCGGGTGGTGGATGATCACTACCTGGTTGGTGACGGGCTGAACGACGCCGGGTTAGCCTGCGCTGAATTATTCTTCCCGGTCGCCGCTACCTACCCGGACGCAGTACGCCCCGGGACTTTGGGCCTGACCCCACAGGACTTCATCATGTGGGTGCTGGGCCGGCACGGTTCAGTCGCGGAGGTGGCCGCTGAATTAAACCGGGTCACGGTCATTGATGCCCGCTGGTACGATCAGCAGCGCTACCCCTTTCACTGGCTCTTGATGGACCGGACGGGGACCTACATTATCGAACCCCTCGGTGATCACCTGCAGGTGCGAGCCAATCCACTGGCCGTCTTTACCAACACGCCGGCATTAGATGACCAACTGGAACGTTTGGCCCGCTTCCTGCACCTTCCGGAAACGGCAACGGTGGCGACATTGACCAAGGCCATCGGGACCACGGAGCAAGCCGCTCCCCGTGGTGGCAATTCCGTTCAGCGCTTCATTCAGGCGGCCCTTTGGCGGTGGCGACATCCACAGGCAACCAGTGACGAACTGCTGGGCTTCTTGAAGAGTGTGACGGTTCCCCAGGTGCCCGAGCACGCCCACAACTACACCCACTACCGAATGATCATGGATCTGAATGCTCAACGCTACGATTTCCATGACCTTCACAGCGGCCAGCTAGTGAGTCAGCGCCTGCCGGATCTGATGCGGCAGTTTCCCCACAGTCCTTATCGGTTTGAATAA
- the yidA gene encoding sugar-phosphatase → MAIKLIAIDIDGTLINDHQQITPKTVAALKKASAEGVKVVLCTGRPMTGVEAYLEQLGLDDQDQEYVISFNGALAQSTSGNVLVNYSLSFADYADWVNFCLKAGVHSQIETRDFIYTTDQNISHYTVYESALVSMDVRYRTMDQMARDRDHYVVAKAMMVDSKEKIDHAITLMPADFKTRFSIVRSEDFYLEFMHKNASKGQTLEQLGKELNIKQDEIMALGNAQNDNSMIEYAGLGVAMGNSVPETLKIADVTVADNNHDGVAEAVEKYVFNA, encoded by the coding sequence ATGGCAATTAAACTCATCGCAATCGACATCGACGGCACCCTGATCAATGACCATCAGCAAATCACGCCTAAGACCGTGGCGGCCCTCAAGAAGGCCAGCGCCGAGGGCGTCAAAGTGGTGCTCTGCACCGGCCGGCCAATGACCGGGGTCGAGGCCTATCTGGAACAGCTCGGCCTGGATGATCAGGATCAGGAGTACGTGATCAGCTTTAACGGTGCCCTAGCTCAATCCACTAGTGGCAACGTCCTGGTCAACTACTCACTGAGCTTTGCGGACTATGCCGACTGGGTCAACTTCTGCCTGAAGGCCGGTGTCCATTCCCAGATTGAGACCAGGGACTTCATCTACACCACCGACCAAAACATCAGTCACTACACCGTCTACGAGTCCGCCCTGGTCTCCATGGACGTCCGCTACCGGACGATGGACCAAATGGCCCGCGACCGCGATCACTACGTCGTGGCCAAGGCAATGATGGTCGACAGCAAGGAGAAGATCGACCACGCCATCACCCTCATGCCGGCCGACTTCAAGACCCGCTTCTCAATTGTCCGCAGCGAGGACTTCTACCTGGAATTCATGCACAAAAACGCCAGCAAGGGCCAGACGCTGGAGCAGCTTGGCAAAGAGCTGAACATCAAGCAGGATGAGATCATGGCCCTCGGCAACGCCCAAAACGACAACTCAATGATTGAGTATGCCGGGCTCGGGGTCGCCATGGGCAATTCGGTTCCCGAAACCCTAAAGATCGCCGACGTCACCGTGGCCGACAACAACCACGACGGGGTCGCCGAGGCCGTGGAAAAATACGTTTTTAACGCTTAA
- a CDS encoding HD domain-containing protein produces MEYFNEEKLPREKVFRDPIHGQIIVDNQIIMDLINTPEFQRLRRIKQLGTTSFTFHGAEHSRFGHCLGVYEITRQMCNNFQRNYPSQQAGDGLWDDRERPVALCAALLHDLGHGPYSHTFEHIFHTNHEQITRQIITSPETNINRILRRVSPDFPHKVASVIDHTYPNHQVVQMISSQVDADRMDYLQRDSYYTGTNYGKFDLDRVLHVMRPVKDGIAFEISGMHAVEDYIISRLQMYLQVYFHPVSRAMEVILDHLLMRAKYIYEHPSEFEPEFTPHMLMPFFNKHFTLADYLALDDGVLTTYFNHWTHSRDDILNDLASRFLNRRPFKSAVYDQTTVDLLPKLRELIRTAGFDERYYTAVNDSFKLPYDTYNPKASKPQTQIELVQPNGDFIELSQVSTLVASVSGREAGDQRFFFPKEMLAKHDNIEIFEPIYEEFQNYIRNNHIINPKENQ; encoded by the coding sequence GTGGAATACTTCAACGAAGAAAAGCTGCCCCGTGAAAAGGTCTTTCGCGACCCGATCCACGGACAGATCATCGTCGACAACCAGATCATCATGGACCTGATCAACACCCCCGAGTTCCAACGCTTGCGCCGGATCAAGCAGCTCGGTACCACATCCTTTACCTTTCACGGCGCCGAGCACTCCCGCTTCGGCCACTGCCTCGGGGTCTACGAGATCACTCGCCAGATGTGCAATAATTTTCAGCGCAACTACCCCAGCCAGCAAGCCGGTGACGGATTGTGGGACGATCGGGAACGCCCCGTCGCCCTCTGCGCGGCCCTCTTGCACGACCTAGGACACGGGCCCTATTCACACACCTTCGAGCACATTTTCCATACCAATCACGAACAGATTACCCGCCAGATCATCACTAGCCCGGAGACCAACATCAACCGGATCCTGCGGCGGGTCTCCCCGGACTTTCCCCACAAAGTAGCCAGTGTAATCGACCACACCTACCCGAATCACCAGGTCGTCCAGATGATTTCCAGCCAGGTCGATGCCGACCGGATGGACTACCTCCAGCGGGATTCCTACTACACCGGCACCAACTACGGCAAGTTCGACCTGGACCGCGTCCTCCACGTGATGCGACCGGTCAAAGACGGGATCGCCTTTGAAATTTCGGGGATGCACGCCGTCGAGGACTACATCATCAGCCGGCTGCAAATGTACCTTCAGGTCTACTTTCACCCGGTTTCCCGAGCAATGGAGGTCATTCTCGACCACCTGTTGATGCGGGCCAAGTACATCTACGAGCATCCCAGCGAATTTGAACCCGAGTTTACACCCCACATGCTGATGCCGTTTTTCAACAAGCACTTCACCCTGGCCGACTACTTGGCGCTCGACGACGGGGTGCTGACGACCTACTTCAACCACTGGACCCACTCCCGCGACGACATCTTAAACGACCTCGCCAGCCGTTTTCTCAACCGGCGGCCCTTCAAATCGGCCGTCTATGACCAGACGACAGTCGACCTCTTGCCGAAGCTGCGGGAACTCATCCGAACGGCCGGCTTTGATGAACGCTACTACACCGCGGTTAACGACAGCTTCAAGCTTCCCTACGATACCTATAACCCCAAGGCTTCCAAGCCACAGACCCAGATCGAGCTGGTGCAGCCCAACGGTGACTTCATCGAGCTTTCTCAGGTCAGCACCCTGGTTGCCAGCGTTTCGGGGCGTGAGGCCGGTGACCAGCGCTTCTTCTTCCCTAAGGAAATGCTGGCCAAACACGATAACATTGAAATCTTCGAACCCATCTACGAGGAATTCCAAAACTACATTCGAAACAATCACATCATCAATCCTAAGGAGAATCAGTAA
- a CDS encoding lipoate--protein ligase family protein yields MENFNQQHIEYFDQPLAPANNLTSFAYTNALLRSSKKMNAPLLHFWSLQDSVILGLKDQRLPYLDRALHFLTERGYHYFMRNSGGLAVVSDAGVLNFSLFFPWHLEDHELKIDEAYQRMEFVVSQAFPELTIETGEITHSYCPGTFDLSVNGQKIGGISQRRNTDGVVVMLYLSVNGDQMGRGELIRDFYSRGLQGAENKWHFPDIWPTSMVNIEELLHQPLSIADTKQRLLNVFADHGQDDFAQLTWSPDFIRLVQDEMDTMTRLQERLHKED; encoded by the coding sequence ATGGAAAACTTTAACCAACAACACATCGAATACTTTGACCAGCCCTTAGCGCCGGCCAACAACTTGACCTCCTTTGCCTACACCAATGCCCTCCTGCGTTCCAGCAAGAAGATGAATGCACCACTCTTGCACTTCTGGTCCCTGCAGGATTCCGTGATCCTGGGACTTAAGGATCAGCGTCTTCCTTACCTGGACCGGGCCCTGCATTTTCTGACCGAACGGGGCTACCACTACTTCATGCGTAACTCCGGCGGCCTGGCCGTCGTCAGTGACGCAGGCGTCCTCAACTTCTCGCTCTTCTTTCCCTGGCACCTTGAAGATCACGAATTAAAGATCGACGAAGCCTACCAGCGGATGGAGTTTGTCGTCAGTCAAGCCTTCCCGGAGCTGACAATCGAGACCGGTGAGATCACCCATTCATACTGCCCGGGCACCTTCGACCTGAGCGTCAACGGCCAAAAGATCGGCGGCATCTCCCAACGGCGCAACACTGATGGTGTGGTGGTCATGCTCTACCTGAGCGTCAACGGCGACCAAATGGGCCGGGGCGAATTAATTCGTGATTTCTATAGCCGCGGCCTGCAGGGTGCCGAAAACAAGTGGCACTTCCCAGACATCTGGCCGACCTCGATGGTCAACATCGAGGAGCTGCTGCACCAGCCGTTAAGCATCGCAGATACCAAACAGCGCCTGCTCAACGTCTTCGCCGATCACGGCCAGGACGACTTTGCCCAGCTCACCTGGTCACCGGACTTCATTCGGCTGGTCCAGGACGAAATGGACACCATGACCCGGCTGCAGGAGCGCCTGCACAAGGAGGACTAA
- a CDS encoding DUF1934 domain-containing protein produces MTGGISIKKRVPVKVRLRTVISQDGQQEQFNFQEVGEFIELNGKHYLRYQEHQNGQVTPVQFRLDEEEVHLHRQGATETRLVFDRERPTISRYQTEYGALTLRVVTSQLERQVDPLAPAGRLVAAYQLRAGDQLIGSYRLELQFTA; encoded by the coding sequence ATGACGGGGGGGATTTCCATCAAAAAACGGGTACCGGTAAAAGTTCGCCTGCGGACCGTGATTAGCCAGGATGGTCAGCAGGAACAGTTCAATTTTCAAGAAGTTGGCGAATTCATCGAATTAAACGGTAAGCACTACCTGCGTTACCAGGAACATCAGAATGGGCAGGTGACCCCGGTGCAGTTCCGCCTCGATGAAGAAGAGGTCCATCTCCACCGGCAGGGAGCCACGGAGACCCGGCTGGTCTTTGATCGAGAGCGGCCGACGATTAGTCGCTACCAGACGGAATACGGGGCGCTGACGCTGCGGGTGGTGACAAGCCAACTCGAACGCCAAGTTGATCCACTCGCACCAGCCGGCCGATTAGTAGCGGCCTACCAGCTGCGAGCAGGTGACCAGCTAATCGGCAGCTACCGATTAGAATTGCAATTTACGGCTTGA